In a single window of the Streptomyces sp. NBC_00094 genome:
- a CDS encoding potassium channel family protein produces MPRMKDRWERRTQTPLLVLAVAFGIAYAVPIVAPDAAPWVHRLCTHVEWVVWAAFALDYVVRLALAPARWAFVRSHPLDLLAVLLPMVQPLRLLRVVSTLLLVGRRARMAPQITLTTYVAGAVVGLMMFGSLAVLHVERDAPNGNIKTLGDAVWWSFTTMTTVGYGDHAPTTGLGRVLAVGLMLSGIALLGVVTANIAAWFIARFDRDDAAERRQTELLETLTREVRELRTEVARLTAPAGSPDAPVPAGSSDALVPAGSPDAPAVAGSPDVPAAGSPDAPAAADIPAPAGTTNPVVPTAPRS; encoded by the coding sequence ATGCCCCGCATGAAGGATCGCTGGGAAAGGCGCACCCAGACGCCACTGCTGGTGCTGGCCGTGGCGTTCGGCATCGCCTATGCCGTGCCGATCGTGGCGCCCGACGCCGCCCCCTGGGTGCACCGGCTGTGCACCCATGTCGAGTGGGTGGTGTGGGCGGCCTTCGCCCTCGACTACGTGGTCCGGCTCGCCCTCGCCCCGGCCCGCTGGGCCTTCGTCCGCTCGCACCCCCTGGATCTGCTCGCGGTCCTGCTGCCGATGGTGCAGCCGCTGCGGCTGCTGCGGGTCGTCTCCACGCTCCTCCTCGTGGGCCGGCGGGCCAGGATGGCGCCGCAGATAACGCTCACCACCTATGTGGCGGGCGCGGTGGTCGGGCTGATGATGTTCGGCTCGCTCGCCGTGCTGCATGTCGAGCGGGACGCCCCGAACGGCAACATCAAGACGCTCGGGGACGCCGTCTGGTGGTCCTTCACCACGATGACCACCGTCGGCTACGGCGACCACGCCCCGACCACGGGCCTCGGCCGGGTCCTCGCGGTCGGTCTGATGCTCTCGGGCATCGCCCTGCTCGGTGTCGTCACCGCCAACATCGCGGCCTGGTTCATCGCCCGCTTCGACCGGGACGACGCGGCGGAGCGCCGGCAGACCGAGCTCCTGGAGACGCTCACCCGGGAGGTCCGGGAGCTGCGCACGGAGGTGGCACGGCTCACCGCGCCGGCCGGATCACCCGACGCCCCCGTCCCGGCCGGATCATCCGATGCCCTCGTCCCGGCCGGATCACCCGACGCCCCCGCCGTAGCCGGATCACCTGATGTCCCCGCCGCCGGATCACCCGACGCCCCCGCCGCGGCCGATATCCCCGCCCCCGCCGGGACGACGAATCCCGTCGTCCCTACCGCTCCCAGATCTTGA
- the aceE gene encoding pyruvate dehydrogenase (acetyl-transferring), homodimeric type produces MAPGSDRNPIIIGGLPSQVPDFDPEETQEWLDSLDAAVDERGRERARYLMLRLIERAREKRVAVPEMRSTDYVNTIATKDEPFFPGNEEIERKVLNATRWNAAVMVSRAQRPGIGVGGHIATFASSASLYDVGFNHFFRGKDEGDGGDQIFFQGHASPGIYARAYLLDRLNDTQLDGFRQEKSKYPNGLSSYPHPRLMPDFWEFPTVSMGLGPLGAIYQARMNRYMEARGIADTSKSHVWAFLGDGEMDEVESVGQLSIAAREGLDNLTFVVNCNLQRLDGPVRGNGKIIQELESIFRGNGWNVIKLIWDRSWDPLLAQDRDGILVNKFNTTPDGQFQTYATETGAYIRDHFFGDDHRLRAMVESMSDKQVLHLGRGGHDHKKIYAAYAAAKAHAGQPTVILAQTVKGWTLGPNFEGRNATHQMKKLTVDDLKRFRDRLHIPVTDRQLEDGLPPYYHPGRNSEEIQYMHDRRSALGGYVPTRVVRAKPLVLPDDKTYAAAKKGSGQQSIATTMAFVRILKDLMRDKEIGKRFVLIAPDEYRTFGMDAFFPSAKIYNPLGQQYEAVDRELLLAYKESPTGQMLHDGISEAGCTASLIAAGSAYATHGEPLIPVYVFYSMFGFQRTGDQFWQMADQLARGFVLGATAGRTTLTGEGLQHADGHSHLLASTNPACIAYDPAYGFEIAHIVKDGLRRMYGPAAEDVFYYLTVYNEPIQHPAEPEDVDVEGIIAGIHRFKPAAAGAIPAQIMASGVAVPWAIEAQRILAEEWNVRADVWSATSWTELRREAVAVEEHNLLHPDEEQRVPYVTRKLQAAEGPFVAVSDWMRSVPDQISRWVPGRYTSLGADGFGFADTRGAARRYFHIDAQSIVLSVLTELAREGKVDRSALKQAVDRYQLLDVAAADPGAAGGDA; encoded by the coding sequence GTGGCTCCCGGATCCGATCGCAACCCGATCATCATTGGCGGCCTTCCCAGCCAGGTCCCGGATTTCGACCCGGAAGAGACCCAGGAATGGCTCGACTCCCTCGACGCGGCCGTTGACGAGCGAGGCCGCGAGCGGGCCCGCTACCTCATGCTCCGCCTCATCGAGCGGGCGCGCGAGAAGCGCGTGGCCGTGCCCGAGATGCGCAGCACGGACTACGTCAACACCATCGCCACCAAGGACGAGCCCTTCTTCCCCGGCAACGAGGAGATCGAGCGCAAGGTCCTCAACGCCACCCGGTGGAACGCGGCCGTGATGGTCTCGCGCGCCCAGCGCCCGGGCATCGGCGTCGGCGGTCACATCGCCACCTTCGCGTCCTCGGCCTCGCTCTACGACGTCGGCTTCAACCACTTCTTCCGCGGCAAGGACGAGGGTGACGGCGGCGACCAGATCTTCTTCCAGGGCCACGCCTCCCCCGGCATCTACGCCCGCGCCTACCTCCTGGACCGGCTGAACGACACCCAGCTCGACGGCTTCCGCCAGGAGAAGTCGAAGTACCCGAACGGCCTGTCGTCGTACCCGCACCCCCGGCTGATGCCGGACTTCTGGGAGTTCCCGACCGTGTCGATGGGCCTCGGCCCGCTCGGTGCGATCTACCAGGCCCGGATGAACCGGTACATGGAGGCGCGCGGCATCGCCGACACCTCCAAGTCGCACGTCTGGGCGTTCCTCGGCGACGGCGAGATGGACGAGGTCGAGTCGGTCGGCCAGCTGTCCATCGCCGCCCGCGAGGGCCTGGACAACCTCACCTTCGTCGTCAACTGCAACCTCCAGCGACTCGACGGCCCGGTGCGCGGCAACGGCAAGATCATCCAGGAACTGGAGTCGATCTTCCGGGGCAACGGCTGGAACGTCATCAAGCTGATCTGGGACCGCTCCTGGGACCCGCTGCTCGCGCAGGACCGCGACGGCATCCTGGTCAACAAGTTCAACACCACCCCGGACGGCCAGTTCCAGACGTACGCGACGGAGACCGGCGCCTACATCCGCGACCACTTCTTCGGCGACGACCACCGGCTGCGGGCGATGGTCGAGTCCATGTCGGACAAGCAGGTCCTGCACCTGGGACGCGGCGGCCACGACCACAAGAAGATCTACGCGGCCTACGCGGCGGCGAAGGCCCACGCGGGCCAGCCGACCGTGATCCTCGCCCAGACCGTCAAGGGCTGGACGCTGGGCCCGAACTTCGAGGGCCGCAACGCGACCCACCAGATGAAGAAGCTGACGGTCGACGACCTCAAGCGCTTCCGCGACCGGCTGCACATCCCGGTGACGGACCGGCAGTTGGAGGACGGCCTGCCGCCGTACTACCACCCGGGCCGGAACTCCGAGGAGATCCAGTACATGCACGACCGCCGCAGCGCGCTCGGCGGGTACGTGCCGACCCGTGTCGTGCGGGCGAAGCCGCTGGTCCTCCCCGACGACAAGACCTACGCGGCGGCCAAGAAGGGCTCCGGCCAGCAGTCGATCGCCACCACGATGGCCTTCGTCCGCATCCTGAAGGACCTCATGCGGGACAAGGAGATCGGCAAGCGCTTCGTGCTGATCGCCCCCGACGAGTACCGCACCTTCGGCATGGACGCCTTCTTCCCGAGCGCCAAGATCTACAACCCGCTGGGGCAGCAGTACGAGGCGGTGGACCGCGAGCTCCTCCTCGCCTACAAGGAGTCGCCGACCGGCCAGATGCTGCACGACGGCATCTCCGAGGCCGGCTGCACGGCCTCGCTGATCGCCGCCGGTTCCGCGTACGCCACGCACGGCGAGCCGCTGATCCCGGTGTACGTCTTCTACTCGATGTTCGGTTTCCAGCGGACCGGTGACCAGTTCTGGCAGATGGCCGACCAGCTGGCGCGCGGCTTCGTGCTCGGTGCCACCGCCGGCCGCACGACGCTGACCGGCGAGGGCCTCCAGCACGCGGACGGCCACTCGCACCTGCTCGCCTCGACCAACCCGGCCTGTATCGCCTACGACCCGGCCTACGGTTTCGAGATCGCGCACATCGTCAAGGACGGCCTGCGCCGGATGTACGGCCCGGCCGCCGAGGACGTCTTCTACTACCTGACCGTCTACAACGAGCCGATCCAGCACCCGGCCGAGCCGGAGGACGTGGACGTCGAGGGCATCATCGCCGGCATCCACCGCTTCAAGCCGGCCGCGGCCGGTGCGATCCCGGCGCAGATCATGGCCTCCGGTGTCGCCGTGCCGTGGGCGATCGAGGCACAGCGGATCCTCGCCGAGGAGTGGAACGTGCGGGCCGACGTCTGGTCCGCGACCTCGTGGACCGAGCTGCGCCGCGAGGCCGTGGCCGTCGAGGAGCACAACCTGCTCCACCCGGACGAGGAGCAGCGCGTCCCGTACGTGACGCGCAAGCTCCAGGCCGCCGAGGGTCCGTTCGTGGCGGTCTCGGACTGGATGCGCTCGGTCCCGGACCAGATCTCCCGCTGGGTGCCGGGCCGGTACACCTCGCTGGGCGCGGACGGCTTCGGCTTCGCGGACACGCGGGGCGCGGCCCGTCGCTACTTCCACATCGACGCCCAGTCGATCGTGCTCTCCGTGCTGACCGAGCTCGCCCGCGAGGGCAAGGTCGACCGGTCGGCCCTGAAGCAGGCCGTCGACCGCTACCAGCTGCTCGACGTGGCGGCCGCCGACCCGGGCGCCGCGGGCGGCGACGCCTGA